Proteins from one Ahaetulla prasina isolate Xishuangbanna chromosome 2, ASM2864084v1, whole genome shotgun sequence genomic window:
- the ARPC4 gene encoding actin-related protein 2/3 complex subunit 4: protein MTATLRPYLNAVRATLQAALCLENFSSQVVERHNKPEVEVRSSKELLLQPVIISRNEKEKVLIEGSINSVRVSIAVKQADEIEKILCHKFMRFMMMRAENFFILRRKPVEGYDISFLITNFHTEQMYKHKLVDFVIHFMEEIDKEISEMKLSVNARARIVAEEFLKNF from the exons ATG ACAGCCACTCTGCGCCCTTACCTCAATGCAGTGCGTGCCACCCTGCAGGCTGCCTTGTGCCTGGAGAACTTCTCCTCCCAGGTGGTCGAGAGGCACAACAAACCCGAGGTGGAAGTCAG AAGCAGCAAAGAACTCCTCTTGCAGCCTGTGATCATTAgcaggaatgagaaagagaaagtctTAATTGAAGGTTCTATCAACTCTGTGCGAGTTAGCATTGCTGTGAAACAG GCCGATGAGATTGAGAAAATTCTATGTCACAAATTTATGCGGTTCATGATGATGAGAGCAGAAAACTTCTTCATTTTACGTCGGAAACCAGTTGAG ggctaTGACATCAGCTTCTTGATCACAAATTTCCATACAGAGCAGATGTACAAACACAAGCTGGTGGACTTTGTCATTCATTTTATGGAAGAAATTGACAAGGAAATCAGTGAAATGAAGCTGTCAGTCAATGCTAGGGCTCGCATTGTGGCAGAAGAGTTCCTTAAGAAT TTCTAG